A stretch of Lysobacter sp. K5869 DNA encodes these proteins:
- a CDS encoding macro domain-containing protein produces the protein MPSETDTATRPQPSIVEGDLLDQPVEAIVNAWNRNIIPWWLLLPQGVSGAIKRRGGLRPFIEVGRAGPIPLGGAVLTGAGRLPFKHIIHVAGIDMLWRGSPRSIQGSVRSAMGLVDDHGIASVAFPVVGAGSGGYGEDGALALMLEAFAAIDTRAQVRIVRFRPGRSR, from the coding sequence ATGCCATCCGAGACGGACACCGCGACCCGGCCGCAACCGAGCATCGTCGAAGGCGATCTGCTCGATCAGCCGGTCGAGGCCATCGTCAACGCCTGGAATCGCAACATCATCCCGTGGTGGCTGTTGTTGCCGCAGGGCGTGTCCGGCGCGATCAAGCGGCGCGGCGGTCTGCGGCCCTTCATCGAGGTCGGCCGCGCCGGCCCGATTCCGCTCGGCGGCGCCGTACTCACCGGCGCGGGGCGGCTGCCGTTCAAGCACATCATCCACGTCGCCGGCATCGACATGCTGTGGCGCGGTTCGCCGCGCTCGATCCAGGGCTCGGTGCGCTCGGCGATGGGGCTGGTCGACGACCACGGCATCGCCTCGGTGGCCTTCCCGGTGGTCGGCGCCGGTTCGGGCGGCTACGGCGAGGACGGCGCGCTCGCGCTGATGCTGGAGGCGTTCGCCGCGATCGACACGCGCGCGCAGGTGCGCATCGTGCGTTTCCGTCCGGGCAGATCGCGCTGA
- the metK gene encoding methionine adenosyltransferase, translating into MSSYLFTSESVSEGHPDKIADQISDAVLDAILAQDKRARVACETLVKTGAAIVAGEVTTSAWVDIEGLARKVINDIGYNNSNVGFDGHTCAIINMLGKQSPDIAAGVDRKKPEEQGAGDQGLMFGYACNEAPEFMPAPIYYSHRLVEQQAKIRKQKNSKLPWLRPDAKSQVTLRYDDKHQVAGLDAVVLSTQHDPGIKQKDLVEGVYEHILKPVLPKAWLEKLPKNKVHINPTGIFVIGGPVGDCGLTGRKIIVDSYGGMARHGGGAFSGKDPSKVDRSAAYAARYVAKNIVAAGLADRCEVQVSYAIGVAEPTSISVTTFGTGKISDDKIEKLIRKHFDLRPYGIVKMLDLIHPVYQLTAAYGHFGRKPKEVSYVDGAGKKQTATAFSWEKTDKAEELRKDAGLKK; encoded by the coding sequence ATGTCCAGCTACCTGTTCACTTCCGAGTCCGTGTCCGAAGGCCACCCGGACAAGATCGCCGACCAGATCTCCGACGCCGTTCTCGACGCCATCCTGGCCCAGGACAAGCGCGCCCGCGTGGCCTGCGAAACCCTGGTCAAGACCGGCGCGGCCATCGTCGCCGGCGAAGTGACCACCAGCGCTTGGGTCGACATCGAAGGCCTGGCGCGCAAGGTCATCAACGACATCGGCTACAACAACTCCAACGTCGGCTTCGACGGCCACACCTGCGCGATCATCAACATGCTCGGCAAGCAGTCGCCCGACATCGCCGCCGGCGTCGACCGCAAGAAGCCGGAAGAACAAGGCGCGGGCGACCAGGGCCTGATGTTCGGCTACGCCTGCAACGAAGCCCCGGAATTCATGCCGGCGCCGATCTACTACTCGCACCGTCTGGTCGAGCAGCAGGCCAAGATCCGCAAGCAGAAGAACTCCAAGCTGCCGTGGCTGCGCCCGGACGCCAAGTCGCAGGTCACCCTGCGCTACGACGACAAGCACCAGGTCGCCGGCCTCGACGCCGTGGTCCTGTCGACCCAGCACGATCCGGGCATCAAGCAGAAGGATCTGGTCGAGGGCGTGTACGAGCACATCCTCAAGCCGGTGCTGCCGAAGGCGTGGCTCGAGAAGCTGCCGAAGAACAAGGTGCACATCAACCCGACCGGCATCTTCGTGATCGGCGGCCCGGTCGGCGACTGCGGCCTGACCGGCCGCAAGATCATCGTCGACAGCTACGGCGGCATGGCCCGTCACGGCGGCGGCGCGTTCTCGGGCAAGGATCCGTCGAAGGTCGACCGTTCGGCCGCTTACGCCGCGCGTTACGTGGCCAAGAACATCGTCGCCGCCGGCCTGGCCGACCGCTGCGAAGTGCAGGTCTCCTACGCCATCGGCGTGGCCGAGCCGACCTCGATCTCGGTCACCACCTTCGGCACCGGCAAGATCAGCGACGACAAGATCGAGAAGCTGATCCGCAAGCACTTCGACCTGCGTCCGTACGGCATCGTGAAGATGCTCGACCTGATCCACCCGGTCTACCAGCTCACCGCCGCTTACGGCCACTTCGGCCGCAAGCCGAAGGAAGTCAGCTACGTCGACGGCGCCGGCAAGAAGCAGACCGCCACCGCCTTCTCGTGGGAAAAGACCGACAAGGCCGAGGAACTGCGCAAGGACGCCGGGCTGAAGAAGTAA
- a CDS encoding metal-dependent hydrolase, whose protein sequence is MDSLTQIVLGAALSAAIAPAQHRRAALLAGAALGTLPDLDVLPVNLLTDDPVARMTWHRSISHSLLVLPFVAWAIWGWCRARGGRVAQSPKRWFWAMQAALLTHPVLDAFTVYGTQLWWPLPARPTMWSSIFIIDPLYTVWLLIACVWAWFARASRSAQPALMVGLALSSLYLGGSLWAKQRVEAAAQPALAALGLENAPRFSVPMPFTTALWRVVAMTPDGYVEGERSLIADRGPMHFRLYPSDALAYSQVSGYPAVHRLQWFNHGFMKAEERDGRLVLSDLRMGAEPDYNFRFAVAQRQGEDWREIAPEQLRWPWQAAGRLPAMWQRIWREPEPAPVAQTVADVRRLQRAIAMRARPGEGTGEGLGAGGVEPVAAPAQR, encoded by the coding sequence ATGGATTCCCTGACCCAGATCGTGCTCGGCGCAGCGCTGAGCGCCGCCATCGCTCCTGCGCAACACCGCCGCGCGGCCCTGCTGGCCGGCGCGGCGCTGGGCACCTTGCCGGACCTGGACGTGCTGCCGGTCAACCTGCTCACCGACGATCCGGTCGCGCGCATGACTTGGCACCGCAGCATCAGCCATTCGCTGCTGGTGCTGCCGTTCGTGGCCTGGGCGATCTGGGGCTGGTGCCGCGCCCGCGGCGGACGCGTGGCGCAATCGCCGAAGCGCTGGTTCTGGGCGATGCAGGCCGCGCTGTTGACCCATCCGGTCCTCGACGCCTTCACCGTCTACGGCACCCAGTTGTGGTGGCCGCTGCCGGCGCGGCCGACGATGTGGTCGAGCATCTTCATCATCGACCCGCTCTACACCGTGTGGCTGCTGATCGCCTGCGTCTGGGCGTGGTTCGCGCGCGCCTCGCGCAGCGCGCAACCGGCGTTGATGGTCGGGCTGGCGCTGAGTTCGCTGTATCTGGGCGGTTCGCTGTGGGCCAAGCAGCGGGTCGAAGCGGCCGCGCAGCCCGCGCTGGCCGCGCTGGGTTTGGAGAACGCGCCGCGCTTCTCGGTGCCGATGCCGTTCACCACCGCGCTGTGGCGGGTGGTGGCGATGACCCCGGACGGCTACGTCGAAGGCGAGCGCTCGCTGATCGCCGACCGCGGGCCGATGCACTTCCGCCTGTATCCCTCCGATGCGCTGGCGTATTCGCAGGTCAGCGGCTATCCGGCGGTGCACCGGCTGCAATGGTTCAACCACGGCTTCATGAAGGCCGAGGAGCGCGACGGCCGGTTGGTGCTGAGCGATCTGCGCATGGGCGCCGAGCCGGACTACAACTTCCGTTTCGCGGTGGCGCAGCGCCAGGGCGAGGACTGGCGCGAGATCGCGCCGGAACAGTTGCGCTGGCCGTGGCAGGCGGCCGGGCGGTTGCCGGCGATGTGGCAGCGGATCTGGCGCGAACCCGAGCCGGCGCCGGTGGCGCAGACCGTCGCCGACGTGCGCCGCCTGCAGCGGGCCATCGCGATGCGCGCGCGCCCCGGCGAGGGGACGGGCGAGGGCTTGGGCGCAGGCGGCGTCGAACCGGTCGCCGCGCCGGCGCAGCGCTGA
- a CDS encoding amino acid racemase encodes MSSALPLGIVACSSEGAALCYRTLCAEAAALLGPHAHPEIALHGHSLADYVVCLERGDLDGVGELMLSSARKLERAGAKLLICPDNTIHQAMDYVLPRSPLPWLHIAEVVAREAQARGFRRIGLTGTQWLVESEVYPRQLSALGLEYVRPNAEQRAGIGRRIMDELVYGVLKPETVAYFQSVIEDLKAQGCDAVVLGCTEIPLIIDDGNSALPTLDSTRLLARAALRASVSRGG; translated from the coding sequence ATGTCCTCTGCCCTGCCCCTCGGCATCGTCGCCTGTTCCTCGGAAGGCGCGGCGCTGTGCTATCGCACCCTCTGCGCCGAAGCCGCGGCGCTGCTCGGCCCGCACGCGCATCCCGAGATCGCCTTGCACGGCCATTCGTTGGCCGACTACGTGGTGTGCCTGGAACGCGGCGATCTCGACGGCGTCGGCGAGCTGATGCTGTCGTCGGCGCGCAAGCTCGAACGCGCCGGCGCGAAGCTGCTGATCTGCCCGGACAACACCATCCATCAAGCGATGGACTACGTGCTGCCGCGCTCGCCGTTGCCGTGGCTGCACATCGCCGAAGTGGTCGCGCGCGAGGCGCAGGCGCGCGGCTTCCGCCGGATCGGGCTGACCGGGACGCAGTGGTTGGTGGAGAGCGAGGTCTATCCGCGCCAACTGAGCGCGCTGGGGTTGGAGTACGTGCGGCCGAACGCCGAGCAGCGCGCGGGAATCGGGCGGCGGATCATGGACGAGTTGGTCTATGGCGTGCTCAAGCCGGAAACCGTCGCCTACTTCCAAAGCGTGATCGAAGACCTCAAGGCCCAGGGCTGCGACGCGGTGGTGCTGGGCTGCACCGAGATTCCGCTGATCATCGACGACGGCAATTCGGCGTTGCCGACCTTGGATTCGACGCGCTTGCTGGCACGGGCGGCGTTGCGGGCGTCGGTGAGCCGAGGCGGCTAA
- a CDS encoding lysophospholipid acyltransferase family protein: MLHFERRLEERFPQWFRGRRAALTRPLIRTIGRWSKFDHIDQFLSETRHLRDFDFVTASLDFVQARYLVEPAELQRIPRSGRLLIVANHPSGAVDALALLDAVGQVRRDVKIVANDLLLALDGLQGLLLPVRILGGRPSSESLHAIEAALNEEQCVIVFPAGEVARLGLRGVTDGRWQRGFLRFARKTAAPVLPVRIEARNSALFYGASALFKPAGTALLAREMFARRARRIALRIGRPLHLPAQGEAQHLLREVRAELYAIGTARERAAPVGPEPLIDPVDPEQVRAGVEAMESLGRTTDGKQIRVGTLRPGAPLLREIGRLRESTFRAVGEGTGQRLDVDIYDSWYEHIVLWDEAEAKIAGAYRIARGSRVIAERGLAGLYTASLFRYADDMVPRLAQGMELGRSFVAPEYWNSRSIDYLWQGIGAYLIRNPGVRYLFGPVSISSALPADAREQIVAYYARYYGNLDSDAFSKQPFVYRAAPPQFDELDAATAFRVLKDNLDALGSAVPMLYKQYTDLCEPGGARFLAFGVDPAFSDAVDGLIEVDLQQLRPKKRERYLGARAAAPAQAHAPDT, from the coding sequence ATGCTGCACTTCGAACGCCGACTGGAAGAACGCTTTCCGCAATGGTTCCGCGGTCGCCGGGCTGCGCTCACGCGCCCCCTGATCCGAACCATCGGCCGCTGGTCGAAATTCGACCACATCGACCAATTCCTCAGCGAAACCCGGCACCTGCGGGATTTCGACTTCGTCACCGCGTCGCTGGATTTCGTCCAGGCGCGCTATCTGGTCGAGCCGGCCGAGCTGCAGCGCATCCCGCGCAGCGGGCGCCTGCTGATCGTCGCCAACCATCCCTCCGGCGCGGTCGACGCGCTGGCCTTGCTGGATGCGGTCGGGCAGGTGCGGCGCGACGTGAAGATCGTCGCCAACGACCTGCTGCTGGCCCTGGACGGGCTGCAGGGCCTGCTGCTGCCGGTGCGCATCCTCGGCGGCCGGCCGAGTTCCGAGAGCCTGCACGCGATCGAAGCGGCGTTGAACGAAGAGCAATGCGTGATCGTGTTCCCGGCCGGCGAAGTCGCCCGGCTGGGCCTGCGCGGGGTCACCGACGGGCGCTGGCAGCGCGGCTTCCTGCGCTTCGCCCGCAAGACCGCCGCGCCGGTGCTGCCGGTACGCATCGAAGCGCGCAATTCGGCGCTGTTCTACGGCGCCTCGGCCCTGTTCAAGCCGGCCGGCACCGCCTTGCTGGCGCGCGAGATGTTCGCCCGCCGCGCGCGCCGCATCGCCCTGCGCATCGGCCGCCCGCTGCACTTGCCGGCGCAGGGCGAGGCCCAGCACCTGCTGCGCGAGGTCCGCGCCGAGCTGTACGCGATCGGCACCGCGCGCGAGCGCGCCGCGCCGGTCGGGCCGGAGCCGCTGATCGACCCGGTCGATCCGGAGCAGGTCCGCGCCGGGGTCGAGGCGATGGAATCGCTGGGCCGCACCACCGACGGCAAGCAGATCCGGGTCGGCACCCTGCGCCCGGGCGCGCCGCTGCTGCGCGAGATCGGCCGCCTGCGCGAATCGACCTTCCGCGCGGTCGGCGAGGGCACCGGCCAGCGCCTGGACGTGGACATCTACGACAGCTGGTACGAACACATCGTGCTGTGGGACGAGGCCGAGGCGAAGATCGCCGGCGCCTACCGCATCGCGCGCGGCAGCCGGGTCATCGCCGAGCGCGGTCTGGCCGGGCTCTACACCGCGTCCTTGTTCCGCTACGCCGACGACATGGTGCCGCGGCTGGCGCAGGGCATGGAGCTGGGGCGCAGCTTCGTCGCGCCGGAATACTGGAACAGCCGCAGCATCGATTATCTGTGGCAGGGCATCGGCGCTTATCTGATCCGCAACCCGGGCGTGCGCTATCTGTTCGGGCCGGTCTCGATCAGCTCGGCGCTGCCGGCCGACGCGCGCGAGCAGATCGTCGCCTACTACGCGCGCTACTACGGCAACCTGGATTCGGACGCGTTCTCCAAGCAGCCGTTCGTGTACCGCGCCGCGCCGCCGCAGTTCGACGAACTCGACGCCGCCACCGCGTTCCGCGTGCTCAAGGACAACCTCGACGCGCTCGGCAGCGCGGTGCCGATGCTCTACAAGCAGTACACCGACCTGTGCGAGCCCGGCGGCGCGCGCTTCCTCGCCTTCGGCGTCGACCCGGCGTTCAGCGACGCGGTCGACGGCCTGATCGAAGTGGACCTGCAGCAGCTGCGGCCGAAGAAGCGCGAGCGCTACCTCGGCGCGCGCGCGGCCGCTCCGGCGCAGGCCCACGCACCGGACACCTGA
- a CDS encoding UDP-2,3-diacylglucosamine diphosphatase, protein MSPASIVPLPLRRRAVFVSDVHLGSKHCHAAEFADFLQGLRCDKLYLVGDIVDLWWMSQRRAAWGSAQYRVVEALHALARAGTELIYVPGNHDRSIRRFCGLTLPRMQVRRRAIHLTADGRRLLVTHGDDYDAVTQFGGLQEKFGDWLYDRILTGNKLTNQVRRRFGKRYWSLADFLKRQSGAAERYISRFVQAGLDDARTRGLDGIVCGHIHRASLFERDGCVYANDGDWVESLTALVEEADGTLRLLTHTGETRASLPPRMPRALPENEELPHAA, encoded by the coding sequence ATGAGCCCCGCCTCGATCGTGCCGTTGCCGTTACGCCGCCGCGCCGTCTTCGTCTCCGACGTGCATTTGGGCTCCAAGCACTGCCATGCGGCGGAATTCGCCGACTTCCTGCAGGGGCTGCGCTGCGACAAGCTCTACCTCGTCGGCGACATCGTCGACCTGTGGTGGATGTCGCAGCGCCGCGCGGCCTGGGGTTCGGCGCAGTACAGGGTGGTCGAGGCGCTGCACGCGCTGGCCCGCGCCGGCACCGAGCTGATCTACGTGCCGGGCAACCACGACCGCTCGATCCGCCGCTTCTGCGGGCTGACCCTGCCGCGCATGCAAGTGCGCCGCCGCGCCATCCACCTCACCGCCGACGGCCGCCGCCTGCTGGTCACCCACGGCGACGACTACGACGCGGTCACCCAGTTCGGCGGCCTGCAAGAGAAATTCGGCGACTGGCTGTACGACCGCATCCTCACCGGCAACAAGCTCACCAATCAGGTGCGGCGGCGGTTCGGCAAGCGCTACTGGTCGCTGGCGGATTTCCTCAAGCGCCAGAGCGGCGCGGCCGAGCGCTACATCTCGCGCTTCGTCCAGGCCGGCCTGGACGACGCGCGCACGCGCGGGCTCGACGGCATCGTCTGCGGCCATATCCATCGCGCGTCGCTGTTCGAGCGCGACGGTTGCGTGTACGCCAACGACGGCGATTGGGTCGAGAGCCTGACCGCGCTGGTCGAGGAGGCCGACGGAACGTTGCGCCTGCTGACCCATACCGGCGAGACCCGCGCGTCGTTGCCGCCGCGGATGCCGCGGGCGTTGCCGGAAAACGAGGAATTGCCGCACGCGGCGTGA